In Fluviicola taffensis DSM 16823, the following are encoded in one genomic region:
- a CDS encoding tetratricopeptide repeat-containing sensor histidine kinase, with translation MRFIICFLFVGIAGLLHAQSTCSCEPMQEYITKRDFDSTVMHSPINLWKLAKSLDRDKNARCQAFSFQLKAQVQIKNGQFDDAQKSLEREKFILDSIHCKTASYIENYLRMGELLMLKGDYETSIDSYRKTLRTLQKAGNNAMLSRAYIGLAGNYGRLKDKDKIKYYTHLAHPLVITLSDNESKIDLLSQLSSRYYKLFQLEKNKDYLDSALNMVTFANALARKVNYSESYLEIYNLLEDHAYYTRNFRLALNYLDSALLQTDSKFHWKERGAIYGDMSDIYLELKRYDKAYQFADSNLVYAQKTGDPYDVTNALELLYNCAKLSGEYERALVVYEDLSKMKDSVLKIQNARAFSQLEDKYHRVRKEKSDAEYEQDKRLLQQQQQIGNLKWRLILVGSIIFALLTAYVLMVFRQKTIKQKQKRLEIQHRLNRARINPDFIYNALNQLQNEGLNQTSDYKKQIQAFSKLLKQVLDSTHDDFMTLDREIEFLTFYLTLQRERSKNAFNFSFDIDEQLDPSNICLPTMILQPFVESTVLDGFSNLSRIGELTIRFKLKGLNELAIIIDDNGKGLKAIDSSRASEIINDRLYLLNKLHKSSSSYLIREKTGGGVSVEIYIPLITKAYAEELKKEGF, from the coding sequence ATGCGGTTTATTATTTGTTTCTTATTTGTTGGTATTGCTGGTTTGCTTCATGCGCAATCTACTTGTTCGTGTGAACCGATGCAAGAATATATCACAAAACGCGACTTTGATAGTACAGTAATGCATAGCCCTATTAACTTATGGAAGTTAGCTAAAAGCTTAGACAGGGATAAAAATGCAAGATGTCAGGCCTTTTCATTTCAGTTAAAAGCTCAAGTACAAATCAAAAACGGGCAATTTGACGATGCTCAGAAGAGTTTGGAAAGGGAGAAATTTATTCTAGACAGTATTCATTGTAAAACGGCAAGTTATATTGAAAATTATCTTCGGATGGGCGAGTTGCTCATGCTTAAAGGGGATTATGAAACTTCGATTGACTCCTATAGAAAGACATTAAGAACGCTTCAGAAAGCGGGGAATAATGCCATGCTTTCTCGAGCTTACATTGGTTTAGCTGGAAATTATGGAAGATTGAAAGACAAAGATAAGATCAAGTATTACACGCATTTGGCTCATCCTTTAGTCATTACCTTATCTGATAATGAGTCCAAAATTGATTTACTCTCTCAACTTTCATCCCGCTACTACAAATTATTTCAACTAGAAAAAAACAAAGACTATCTAGATTCTGCTTTGAATATGGTGACTTTTGCAAATGCCTTAGCGCGAAAAGTAAATTATTCGGAAAGCTATTTGGAAATCTATAATTTATTGGAGGATCATGCTTATTACACGCGTAATTTTCGGCTGGCATTGAATTATTTAGACAGTGCTCTATTACAAACTGATTCAAAATTTCATTGGAAAGAACGTGGTGCAATCTATGGAGATATGTCTGATATTTATTTGGAACTGAAACGATACGATAAAGCATATCAATTTGCAGATTCAAATTTAGTTTATGCTCAAAAAACGGGCGATCCTTATGATGTTACCAATGCATTAGAATTGCTTTACAATTGTGCAAAATTGAGTGGTGAATATGAGCGAGCATTAGTTGTTTACGAGGATTTATCTAAAATGAAGGACAGTGTATTAAAGATTCAAAATGCGCGTGCTTTTAGTCAGTTGGAAGATAAATATCACCGAGTACGAAAGGAAAAATCGGATGCGGAATACGAACAAGACAAACGCTTGTTGCAACAACAACAGCAAATTGGCAACTTGAAATGGCGCTTGATTTTAGTAGGTAGTATCATTTTTGCGCTTTTGACAGCTTATGTGCTGATGGTATTTAGACAGAAAACAATCAAGCAAAAGCAAAAACGATTGGAGATTCAACACCGTTTAAATCGAGCACGAATAAATCCTGATTTTATCTACAACGCTTTGAATCAGCTTCAAAATGAAGGATTGAATCAAACAAGCGATTATAAAAAGCAAATTCAAGCGTTCTCAAAATTGTTGAAGCAAGTGTTGGATAGCACGCATGATGACTTCATGACTCTGGATCGTGAAATTGAGTTTCTGACTTTCTACTTAACTCTTCAAAGAGAGCGATCGAAAAATGCCTTTAATTTTTCCTTTGATATCGATGAGCAACTAGATCCGAGTAATATTTGTTTGCCAACTATGATTTTACAACCTTTTGTTGAAAGCACAGTTTTGGATGGTTTCTCCAATTTGAGCCGTATAGGAGAATTGACTATTCGCTTTAAATTGAAAGGATTAAACGAACTTGCAATCATTATTGATGACAATGGAAAGGGATTAAAGGCCATCGATTCCTCAAGAGCTTCGGAAATTATCAATGACCGCCTGTATTTGTTGAATAAACTCCACAAAAGTAGTTCTTCCTATTTAATCAGAGAGAAAACGGGCGGCGGAGTATCTGTAGAAATTTACATTCCGCTAATTACGAAAGCTTACGCTGAAGAGCTGAAGAAAGAAGGATTCTAG
- the ppk1 gene encoding polyphosphate kinase 1: protein MKYFNRELSWLAFNDRVLQEALDDQVPLVERMRFLGIYSNNLDEFYRVRVANIKRMIQVDGYKVDGYKGTAEELYEEIRNVVIKQQRKFEHAYASILHKLKLKGIKHFNENTVTELQKKELKNYFFSSVIHDIVPVLLDKKMPFPRLRDKAIYLAVRMEWDSKRKARYALIEIPNLVSRFYILESEKEKGVILIDDIIRLNLADIFPIFSFDTIEAFTFKFTRDAELNLDDDVSMSFIEKMEKSIKQRKKGEPVRMVYDHRMPQDLLEMLIKSLNLTSGINTIAGGKYHNFKDFMKFPDFGNTSFVYRRNKPADHPDFYKQPSLIKVILEKDVMLHYPYHRFDHLVDLLREAAIDPKVASIKINIYRVAKNSQVMNALVNAVRNGKEVTVVLELQARFDEENNLFWSERMKEEGAKVLYGPEHLKIHSKLIQIKRISDKKEQLITYVGTGNFNEQSAQIYTDLGLITVNKKIAEEVLHVFHMMEHPLHHYHFKNLIVSPINARKKYLHLINNETKNAKNGLPAYIHIKINNLVDSQLIDKLYEASQYGVKIKLMIRGICCLVPGIKGLSENIEILSVVDRFLEHTRYLVFGNNNKPQYFISSADWMERNLDKRIEVGAPILDKRLQEKIKFIFALQWSDREKARIIDKLQRNNYKEAVGNEAIIRSQEELQSHYHQLIEELDTKNSSIVQ from the coding sequence ATGAAATACTTTAATCGTGAATTAAGTTGGCTCGCATTTAATGACCGTGTGTTGCAAGAAGCTTTAGATGATCAAGTTCCTTTGGTTGAACGTATGCGGTTTTTAGGTATCTATTCCAATAATTTGGATGAATTCTACCGCGTGCGGGTGGCAAACATCAAACGAATGATTCAGGTAGATGGATATAAAGTAGATGGATATAAAGGAACAGCTGAAGAACTGTATGAAGAAATAAGAAATGTGGTTATCAAACAACAACGCAAGTTTGAACACGCTTATGCTTCCATCCTTCATAAACTGAAACTGAAAGGAATCAAGCACTTCAATGAAAATACAGTTACTGAATTGCAAAAAAAAGAGTTGAAAAATTATTTCTTTTCATCTGTAATCCACGACATTGTACCTGTACTTTTAGACAAAAAAATGCCTTTTCCCCGATTGAGAGACAAGGCGATTTATTTAGCTGTTCGCATGGAATGGGATTCGAAACGGAAAGCACGCTATGCACTTATTGAAATTCCCAATTTAGTTTCTCGATTTTACATTTTAGAATCGGAAAAAGAAAAAGGAGTGATACTCATCGATGATATTATTCGACTGAATCTTGCAGATATTTTCCCTATTTTCTCCTTCGATACCATTGAGGCATTTACATTTAAGTTTACACGTGATGCCGAATTAAACCTCGATGATGATGTTTCCATGTCATTTATTGAAAAAATGGAGAAAAGCATTAAACAGCGAAAAAAAGGTGAACCCGTTCGAATGGTTTATGATCATCGAATGCCACAAGATTTATTGGAAATGCTCATTAAGAGTTTGAATCTAACTTCAGGAATAAACACGATAGCTGGTGGAAAATACCACAACTTCAAAGACTTCATGAAATTTCCAGATTTTGGAAACACATCCTTTGTTTATAGGCGTAATAAACCTGCTGACCATCCGGATTTTTACAAACAACCGAGTCTTATCAAAGTAATTTTGGAGAAAGATGTTATGCTTCATTATCCCTATCACCGTTTTGATCACTTAGTTGATTTATTACGTGAAGCTGCCATTGATCCCAAAGTTGCTTCCATCAAAATCAACATTTACCGTGTAGCTAAAAATTCACAAGTAATGAATGCCTTAGTAAATGCGGTACGAAATGGAAAGGAAGTAACTGTAGTTTTAGAACTTCAAGCACGTTTTGATGAAGAAAACAATTTGTTTTGGTCTGAACGAATGAAAGAAGAAGGAGCAAAAGTTTTATATGGACCAGAACATTTAAAAATTCATTCCAAGCTCATTCAAATCAAACGAATTTCGGATAAAAAAGAACAGTTAATCACCTATGTTGGAACTGGAAATTTCAACGAACAATCTGCGCAAATTTATACCGATTTAGGTTTAATTACGGTCAATAAAAAAATAGCCGAAGAAGTACTTCATGTATTTCACATGATGGAACATCCGCTTCACCATTATCACTTTAAAAACCTGATTGTTTCACCTATTAATGCACGTAAAAAATACCTGCATTTAATTAACAATGAAACAAAAAATGCGAAAAATGGTTTACCCGCATACATTCATATAAAAATCAACAATTTGGTTGATTCACAACTCATTGACAAATTGTATGAGGCATCTCAATACGGTGTGAAAATCAAATTAATGATTCGTGGAATCTGTTGCTTAGTGCCTGGCATAAAAGGATTGAGCGAAAACATCGAAATTCTAAGTGTTGTTGATCGCTTTTTGGAACACACCAGATATCTTGTCTTTGGAAACAACAATAAACCGCAATATTTCATTAGTTCAGCAGATTGGATGGAGCGAAACCTTGACAAACGTATTGAAGTTGGTGCGCCCATTCTTGACAAAAGACTTCAAGAAAAAATAAAGTTCATTTTTGCACTTCAATGGAGCGACCGTGAAAAAGCGCGAATTATTGATAAATTACAACGGAACAATTACAAAGAAGCTGTTGGAAATGAAGCCATTATTCGATCACAGGAAGAGCTGCAAAGTCATTATCATCAATTAATTGAAGAATTAGACACTAAAAATAGTTCAATAGTTCAATAG
- a CDS encoding outer membrane beta-barrel protein, with translation MKTGLFITFIFFLFGYSFSQEDPDTTSIKINKGKILIVRGDGESDTIDAAPTKWQLKHVEAHWAGIEFGPTMLMNSGMGTSFPDDKQWENDPGKSFSWNLNFAEYKFKIHKNYVGITTGLGLNWTQIGLKNNLLYANSDSLWTVKDSVNDYKKNKLRAIYLTVPLLLEFCTNEKSNKGFYFAAGVIGAVRLGSSTKQVIEDDKTKIRSKTKGVYGLNAFKVDAAVKLGYRNIGVFANYNLLPLFDTDKTVAVYPLTFGLTVNI, from the coding sequence ATGAAAACAGGATTATTTATCACATTTATTTTCTTCTTATTTGGTTACTCATTCAGTCAAGAAGATCCTGATACCACCAGTATCAAAATCAATAAAGGAAAAATTTTAATAGTGCGCGGTGATGGAGAATCAGACACCATTGATGCAGCTCCAACGAAATGGCAATTAAAACACGTGGAGGCTCATTGGGCAGGAATTGAATTTGGACCAACGATGTTAATGAATAGCGGAATGGGTACTAGTTTCCCAGATGACAAACAATGGGAGAACGATCCTGGGAAATCATTCAGTTGGAATTTGAATTTTGCAGAATACAAATTCAAAATTCACAAGAATTATGTAGGAATTACAACAGGTTTGGGATTAAACTGGACCCAAATCGGATTAAAAAATAACTTGTTGTACGCAAATTCTGATTCTTTGTGGACTGTAAAGGATAGTGTGAATGATTACAAAAAGAACAAATTGAGAGCGATTTATTTAACAGTTCCATTACTGCTTGAGTTTTGTACAAATGAAAAATCAAACAAAGGATTCTATTTCGCAGCTGGTGTAATTGGTGCGGTCAGATTAGGGTCAAGTACTAAACAAGTGATTGAAGACGATAAAACAAAAATACGATCTAAAACAAAAGGTGTTTATGGCTTGAATGCCTTTAAAGTAGACGCTGCAGTAAAATTAGGATATAGAAATATTGGAGTGTTCGCAAATTACAACTTATTGCCACTTTTTGATACAGACAAAACAGTTGCAGTTTATCCACTTACATTCGGTTTAACAGTTAACATTTGA